In one Flammeovirga yaeyamensis genomic region, the following are encoded:
- a CDS encoding phosphatase PAP2 family protein: MHRILFILLFSTLSTLSIAQDSLKWYHSKSDIYYAPPVTTGSIAAAGLVANVLGIRMLNARPPIDESTVLGLDKMSVNAFDRHVFDHDVNDRENSHNFTDWGLYVSVVMPFALFIDKDIRKDWFEVSLMYLETQMIAVNVYNYLGPGVFTRYRPITYTFGEGNPPVEMRELTDNNNKRSFFSGHTSNTAVGTFFTAKVLLDYHPEWSTGAKIGVYTAAAIPPALVGYYRTRAYKHFYTDVMVGCAVGAATGILIPTLHKKLRTKRNKYGGATSFMPVMQPAMMGLYVKTSL, translated from the coding sequence CATAGAATACTGTTCATTCTATTATTTTCTACTTTATCCACATTATCAATCGCACAAGATAGTTTAAAGTGGTATCATTCAAAATCTGATATTTATTATGCTCCTCCTGTAACAACAGGAAGTATTGCGGCTGCAGGTTTAGTTGCCAATGTTTTAGGGATTCGAATGCTGAATGCAAGACCACCTATTGATGAAAGTACGGTATTAGGTTTAGATAAAATGAGCGTCAATGCCTTTGATCGTCATGTGTTTGATCATGATGTAAACGACAGAGAGAATTCACATAATTTTACCGATTGGGGTTTGTACGTATCTGTAGTAATGCCGTTTGCGTTGTTTATCGATAAGGATATTCGTAAAGATTGGTTTGAGGTTTCTCTAATGTATCTCGAGACACAAATGATTGCCGTAAATGTCTATAACTATTTAGGTCCAGGTGTATTTACTCGATACAGACCAATTACCTATACTTTTGGAGAGGGTAATCCTCCTGTAGAAATGAGAGAATTGACAGATAATAATAACAAAAGATCGTTCTTTAGTGGTCATACATCAAATACAGCTGTAGGCACATTTTTTACAGCAAAAGTACTCTTAGATTACCATCCGGAATGGTCGACAGGAGCTAAGATTGGTGTATACACAGCCGCTGCGATTCCACCAGCTTTGGTAGGCTATTATAGAACAAGAGCCTACAAACACTTTTATACCGATGTAATGGTAGGTTGTGCGGTGGGTGCAGCAACTGGTATTCTAATTCCAACGCTTCATAAAAAATTAAGAACAAAAAGAAATAAATATGGAGGGGCGACTTCTTTTATGCCCGTAATGCAACCTGCGATGATGGGATTGTATGTGAAGACGTCGTTGTAG
- a CDS encoding FG-GAP repeat protein encodes MANRLLFQVVIILMILTNSTTLKAISSIAPTENSLKENAIVHTDIAEYNTRRYIDTDGSTMVIGAYESSTQQGAAFVYEKEDGEWIQKAVLTSTDNTIADHTHFGYAVAIKGDVIVIGAPLADEAYIFEKPETGWEDMTETLKISSPLPKGSYYGFSLAMNENNIAVSAYRYSNYRGRILLYQKDTDELWSQVTFTTTTLLSVQPRTNEYLGYELRMDDDALVSGALGYNSWQGRLYVYNLPDGKYLENNITPDATLTVEDGGDYQVGIHVAIDKNVILATDYGDDQKGTIHVFRKEEGKEWEDSFEAFSITDDALIEKDYFGADLDVDNNEIIIGASQGKNEGLGKVYHYILSSTNAELINVYETDKVNKDDHFAASVHFTDEDILVSTMYNKEYPFFSFSRAETTHSSIDQYDTRRYIDTDGSTMVIGAYESNKHHGAAFVYEKEEGEWVQKAVLTSTDNTIADYTHFGYAVAIKGDVIVIGAPLADEAYIFEKPETGWEDMTETVKISSPLPKGSYYGFSLAMNENNIAVSAYRYSNYQGRILLYQKDTDELWSQVTFTTTTLLSVQPRTNEYLGYELRMDEDALVSGALGYNSWQGRLYVYNLPDGKYLENNITPDATLAVKDGGDYQVGIHVAIDKNVILATDYGDDQKGTIHVFRKEEGKEWEDSFEAFSITDDALIEKDYYGADLDVDNNEIIIGASQGKNEGLGKVYHYILSSTNAELINVYETDQVNKDDHFAASVHFTDEDILVSTMYNKEYPFFSFSRRKDVTNLEVHVNTQKPFLLSSHPKYGISDKIEFGHLNTKTYSYKLIDINGGIMKEGLLPESGIIQLDQKLRGIKIIQLIEKDKVYIYKLLR; translated from the coding sequence ATGGCTAACAGGTTACTGTTTCAAGTAGTCATCATATTGATGATACTAACAAATTCAACTACTTTAAAAGCTATATCTTCTATTGCTCCAACTGAGAATTCTCTCAAAGAAAATGCTATAGTTCATACTGATATCGCTGAATACAATACTAGAAGATACATAGATACAGACGGATCTACTATGGTTATTGGGGCTTATGAATCTAGCACACAGCAAGGGGCTGCTTTTGTTTATGAAAAAGAAGATGGCGAGTGGATTCAAAAAGCTGTGTTAACTTCTACGGATAACACTATTGCTGACCATACACATTTTGGTTATGCTGTAGCAATTAAAGGAGATGTCATTGTAATTGGTGCTCCCCTTGCTGATGAAGCATATATTTTCGAAAAACCGGAAACAGGTTGGGAAGATATGACGGAAACATTGAAAATTTCTTCACCATTACCGAAAGGAAGTTATTATGGCTTTTCTTTAGCTATGAATGAGAATAATATTGCTGTGAGTGCTTATAGATATTCTAATTACCGAGGAAGAATTTTACTTTACCAAAAAGATACTGATGAATTGTGGAGTCAAGTGACTTTCACAACAACTACACTTCTTTCTGTTCAACCTAGAACGAATGAATATTTGGGGTACGAATTAAGAATGGACGATGATGCTTTAGTTTCTGGTGCTTTGGGTTATAACTCTTGGCAAGGTAGACTTTACGTATACAATCTTCCTGATGGAAAATACCTTGAAAACAATATCACACCTGATGCTACTTTAACAGTGGAAGATGGTGGTGACTATCAAGTCGGTATACATGTAGCTATTGATAAAAATGTGATTCTTGCTACGGATTATGGAGATGATCAAAAAGGGACTATTCATGTTTTCAGAAAAGAAGAGGGGAAAGAATGGGAAGATAGCTTTGAAGCGTTCTCGATAACCGATGATGCTCTTATTGAAAAAGACTACTTTGGTGCCGATCTTGATGTGGATAATAACGAAATAATAATCGGGGCTTCCCAAGGAAAAAATGAAGGTTTAGGAAAAGTATATCATTATATTTTAAGCTCTACAAATGCTGAATTGATTAATGTGTATGAAACTGACAAAGTGAATAAAGATGATCACTTTGCGGCTTCTGTTCATTTTACTGATGAAGATATTCTTGTGAGTACAATGTACAATAAAGAGTACCCTTTCTTTAGTTTCTCAAGAGCTGAGACTACCCATAGTTCAATTGATCAATACGATACTAGAAGATATATTGATACAGACGGATCTACTATGGTTATCGGTGCTTATGAATCGAATAAACACCATGGGGCAGCTTTCGTTTACGAAAAAGAAGAGGGCGAATGGGTTCAAAAAGCTGTTTTAACTTCTACGGACAATACTATTGCTGACTATACACATTTTGGTTATGCTGTAGCAATTAAAGGAGATGTTATTGTAATTGGTGCTCCTTTAGCAGATGAAGCATATATCTTTGAAAAACCGGAAACAGGCTGGGAAGATATGACAGAAACAGTGAAAATTTCTTCACCATTACCGAAAGGAAGTTATTATGGTTTTTCATTGGCTATGAACGAGAATAATATTGCGGTGAGTGCTTATAGATATTCTAATTATCAAGGAAGAATTTTACTTTACCAAAAAGATACTGATGAATTGTGGAGTCAAGTGACTTTCACAACAACTACACTTCTTTCTGTTCAACCTAGAACGAATGAATATTTGGGGTATGAATTAAGAATGGACGAAGATGCTTTAGTTTCTGGTGCTTTAGGTTATAACTCTTGGCAAGGTAGACTGTATGTCTACAATCTTCCTGATGGAAAATACCTTGAAAACAATATCACACCTGATGCTACTTTAGCAGTGAAAGATGGGGGTGACTATCAAGTCGGTATACATGTAGCTATTGATAAAAATGTGATTCTTGCTACGGATTATGGAGATGATCAAAAAGGAACTATTCATGTTTTCAGAAAAGAAGAGGGGAAAGAATGGGAAGATAGCTTTGAAGCGTTCTCGATCACTGATGATGCTCTTATTGAAAAAGACTACTATGGTGCCGATCTTGATGTGGATAATAACGAGATAATAATCGGGGCTTCCCAAGGAAAAAATGAGGGTTTAGGAAAAGTATATCATTATATTTTAAGCTCTACAAATGCTGAATTGATCAATGTGTATGAAACTGACCAAGTAAATAAAGATGATCATTTTGCTGCTTCTGTTCATTTTACTGATGAAGATATTCTTGTGAGTACAATGTACAATAAAGAGTACCCTTTCTTTAGTTTTAGTAGAAGAAAGGATGTGACTAACTTAGAAGTACATGTAAATACACAAAAACCTTTTTTACTTTCATCTCATCCAAAATATGGCATTAGTGATAAAATTGAATTTGGTCATCTCAATACTAAAACCTACTCTTACAAATTAATTGATATAAATGGAGGAATAATGAAAGAAGGCCTACTTCCTGAATCAGGAATTATCCAATTAGATCAAAAACTAAGGGGTATAAAAATCATTCAATTAATTGAAAAAGATAAAGTATACATATACAAACTTCTGAGATAA